In Alnus glutinosa chromosome 7, dhAlnGlut1.1, whole genome shotgun sequence, the sequence tttttatttttattattttattcttaagTTTACTtgattctcttttttatttttattattttacactcGACCCCATCGGCATTTTTTTAGAGTTTAGGTGGTTCAAAATCACCTGTGATGCATGTGACTGCCATTCCGTCTAAAAAGACGAAAAAACTTATCGAATTGGCCAATATGTCATAGTTCGGTAGTTTGTGAGGGTTGCATATCACTTTTTGACTTTGGAGGCTAAAACGTAAAAGTTGTCATACTTCATggagggggtaaagtgtaatttttatcggggtatttttgaaattttaggtGGTTAAACATCTTCGCACATGACTAACATTCCTTCtaaaaagacagaaaaataCACTTGATGGATGGGCTCGCTAACGTGTCACAGTTTACCAGTTTGTGAGTCAAATGTCACGTTTTGAATTTTGGAGATTAAAAAGTAAAAGTGGTCATATACTATTGCATTGGTCTTCTATATTGACATGGAAAAGAGCAAAACTTGGATTCAGCTGTTAAACTATATGTGCTTTCAGAAATGAATACATTCATCAAGGGAACAAGAAACCTTCAGACTAAATAACTAAAGCAGGCTCCTAACTGAGATATGTAAAGTATTATACACAGGGATTACTTGTACAGAGTGGTCGATCTACTTACCAACCATAGATGGGATTTTCTACCTGCGGCGGCAAGAGATTAAGGTCTTTACAATGCTGCTTGTCGTAGTCACGGGTCTTGGGAATCGCTCCGGTACAAAGTCTAAGAAATTCATTCCCAGTTAAAGAGTAGTGGGCAAATGCCAATCCTCCATCAACCATCTCTGTCAGACTAGGTAATGATGCTGATTTTTTAATGATGTTTCCATCATTTCTTCTGCTGCTGCCTTTTGCACCGGCTTCATTGTTATTCAAGAATCTCTCAAGCTCGGAATAATTGATAAATCTCTGGGTGGCAGCCTCCCATGAAAGGTTATATCTTTGCTCAGGTGTAAGAGGATGAGGCTCATTTGCTAGTGCTTCTTTAACTTTGGCAACAAAGTCCTCAGACGTCTTGTAAGTCAAACAGTTGGGAAATGACCTAAAGAACTCATTTGATGGGTGATCCGCGCATACTACAAATTTCCCCATTGCAAGAGCCTCAGCAGTAGCTGTGCAGAGGACATCACTAACACTAGGATTTATGAAGACTTTGTACcttcaaacacaaaaaaaaaaatgttcgaAGGAGCCAACCGTTAGTGTGGGTGGGGGGGTGAGccacaaactaaaaataaaaaataaaaataagaatctAACTGAATTAAGCGTTCATTTTCCCAATGAAAAACATTTCAATAATTTTGAGGTCTTTTCTAGCTCTATGTAATTTAAAGCTTAAACCTGGGacaaggaagagagagagagagagagagagtgaagggGGGGAATCTGTTTGCACAGAAACAATGACAAATCGGTAAAGTGGTTTCAGAAAAATCCTTACCCATGAAGAGAGTCATCTGCATGGTCTCTTCCCTTTTGAAAATTGAGATTCAGATCCAACCTTTTTGCTGTACTCTGAACTTCATGGGCATCCTCTCCATTCCCAAACACGTCTAACTTGAAGCCATAAAGGTCACTCTTGTTCCTTGCTAACAAATCTATCAACTCCTTGTATCCCTTTGCCCAGACCATCTTGCCTAAGAAATATGCTCCTTTTGAGAAGGCTTGCTGCCCAAGTTCCCTTTCTGCAGCAACCCTTTCTCCAATTTTCAAAAACTTAGGATTCACACCATGAACATTGCAAACCACAGACTTCGGTAAATCCTGAGTAGCGGCAGAAAGCCGAAGGACCTGGATAAAGATCACAGACAATTTTATAATTGGAATGCACCCCAGGATACAGAAATGATTTATTAAGACATCTTTCCGTCCCTAACCAGGTATGCACAACCCAAGCTACAGCATAGTATAAAATGAGAAACAAAGGTAACACATAATGAGCATATCCAATTAAATAAACTAATACCTTGTGGCAGTAAGCTCTTGTGACCCAATTGTTTATATGTTTTACAAAGAATGCTTGGAGAGCCCCATTCTTCTCCCTCTTGATATATTCCAAGTAATTTGTGTGGACAATTCCCACAACATGGTTAAATTTATCAGTCCAACGTCTACCATGATGGTACCAATTTAGGTGCTCTGGTTCTTCTAGGATAGCAATGTCAGCATCCTTTGAAGAGATAAACTGAGAAGTATCTCCAGTGGGTATTATGCTTCTCCTTTCCTTTGAAAacttcaaaacaacaagaacaaaGATGTCAGATGTTAATTTACAGGTTGATATGATAAAACAGGACAGTGTTTAAACTAATTCATCTAGGACCTACCTTTCCAGGATAAAAGGAAATTTTAAAATCAGCCTTGAAGCCAATCCTTTCCTCAAGCCAGTTACGTATATAAATTTCCTGCTCCTCTGGTGAACTAAAAATGAGATTGTTTGGATAAACTATTTCTTGATCTGATTTACAAAGCCATGGAACCAGGAGTGTGACATTTTGTTTTGCAGACTGTGCTAAATATGCAGCTCGAAACAGTGGATTTACAGCTGTTCCAGTCAACCAAGGAAGACTAGCAGTTGTGACGATGGCAACATGCCTTTTCCCATCAGATGGGTCATGCTTTGCGTGGTCTTTCCAAAATCCACCCTCGTAACAATGACCTGTACTTTGGAGGACACTGGCTATCCTCAAATCTAATTCATCATTAATGTTATCATTCCCTAGAACAGAGGATTCCCCAGCCGATGCAGAGTGCAATAAAAGTTGGCTCTTGCGTTTGCTACACAAGCTTTCCACTATCTTGTCACATATATCTGCAACCATTTTCAAAACACTACTAAAATTTAAGGGAAGCAATAATGATTTAATACATTATCAAGTGTATATCTGCTTCATAGAATACATAATATCTGCTTCATGGTGATGACAAATAAGTGGGGGCACACTAAAATCAAGTACTACACTTGCAACACAGTATCCAAACATTTCAAACAATGGGAAGTTATTGTTTTAAATAAGCCCATTAAGTGTTAAGTAATTCATGTTTACATTCAGCTAAAAACTTTTGaaggcaaaagaaaaagggaaaaaaaaatatatattgaaaaaggaCCTTTTATAACTATAGTAGCACCCTTGAAGGTCAGTTTCATCAACGAGAAAGATTGCTGTCTATTTGATTGatagttttcttttatatctAATGGGATTTTTATATCTAACACGGTATGAATGAGtaataaaaggaagaaaaggggaTAAACgagcaagagagagaataaGGCCAAAGAATTGTGCAAACTTTCCGTTCTTTAATTAGTTTGATTCTAACATGTCTCCTCTTCTTCAATTTGTATGTTAAATAGTAACAAAAACATTCCACCATAGCAGAAATTGTTTCTTCAGTCTACCGCCAACCTTGCTCAGAAATAGATAATCTCCGAGTGGCCATGCAAAATCCTTCATCCTACTAGACAACATGTTAGTCCCAGAGAATGAGATCAGGTCAGACCACCTTAAGAAGTCCCAGAAAAATTTCCAAACAACCAAAGTCCTAAGATCTGAATCCTGCAGCTAATTGCAGATACCTATTAGTTAAAAGCTGATTCTTTTCTATGAAAATAAGCAACACCGCCGTGCTTTTAAAGCAGCTGCAATAAAACAAAGGGCAGCCCAATAAAATGTTTCAAAAGTGATCCACCAACTCATAATATAGTTCAGAAAtgcattattttatttgataagaAATGAGAGGTTGTCCTAGATTTCCATTCTCATCCAAGAGAACTAAAAACTGGCTAGAACTAATTAAAAATCATTCTTGTTCATAG encodes:
- the LOC133872708 gene encoding digalactosyldiacylglycerol synthase 1, chloroplastic, whose protein sequence is MVNENQASTSSSAFSFISKGLQGVRDSADADLQLMRDRANSFKNLATSFDRELENFFNSASTSFSVPAIRSTPPPTEIDFVKRLQPKFSEFRRAYSSPNFSKKVLEKWSPRTRIRIDLSAIRNAIVSEVDDGDGTINFDRVRRRNMVKFREFWGEWKGEGGEEAQSARDWEPVRALKTRLKEFERRSSSAEIFGGFKKSEFVEKVKSSLKALCKEPEESKEVPPLDVTELLAYLVRQSGPILGVRRDICDKIVESLCSKRKSQLLLHSASAGESSVLGNDNINDELDLRIASVLQSTGHCYEGGFWKDHAKHDPSDGKRHVAIVTTASLPWLTGTAVNPLFRAAYLAQSAKQNVTLLVPWLCKSDQEIVYPNNLIFSSPEEQEIYIRNWLEERIGFKADFKISFYPGKFSKERRSIIPTGDTSQFISSKDADIAILEEPEHLNWYHHGRRWTDKFNHVVGIVHTNYLEYIKREKNGALQAFFVKHINNWVTRAYCHKVLRLSAATQDLPKSVVCNVHGVNPKFLKIGERVAAERELGQQAFSKGAYFLGKMVWAKGYKELIDLLARNKSDLYGFKLDVFGNGEDAHEVQSTAKRLDLNLNFQKGRDHADDSLHGYKVFINPSVSDVLCTATAEALAMGKFVVCADHPSNEFFRSFPNCLTYKTSEDFVAKVKEALANEPHPLTPEQRYNLSWEAATQRFINYSELERFLNNNEAGAKGSSRRNDGNIIKKSASLPSLTEMVDGGLAFAHYSLTGNEFLRLCTGAIPKTRDYDKQHCKDLNLLPPQVENPIYGW